A genomic stretch from Candidatus Poribacteria bacterium includes:
- a CDS encoding creatininase family protein, with amino-acid sequence MRKEIRWERMFPDELETAFNECPAVYFTYGLCEPHGPQNTVGLDALKAHGIACRAAQTHGGIVAPPDYWHIHEHGMYANWAYQNVGEVRSWLTAMPTWQHFKNVCYHVRAADALGFHAAIFLTGHYGPNWQDLKTLLSLIQPHFAMRLYGLPDFEANTPGFDGQGNGGDHAGRVETSLLWALEPECVDMSRMPAADAQGPHFAMGSNAPDSDRRIGERMVQDEVAWLGEKMQELLETYAQQNITERHPVTFEEVEQIWAETVSPALKTFETMKNPEESPPEDSQWFRQCKLPELS; translated from the coding sequence ATGCGAAAAGAGATACGCTGGGAACGGATGTTCCCCGATGAATTGGAAACGGCATTCAACGAATGTCCCGCGGTCTATTTTACATACGGGCTTTGCGAACCACATGGACCCCAAAATACGGTCGGGTTGGATGCCCTCAAGGCACACGGAATCGCTTGCCGTGCAGCACAAACCCATGGCGGTATCGTCGCGCCTCCTGACTACTGGCACATCCACGAACACGGCATGTATGCGAACTGGGCATATCAGAATGTCGGCGAAGTGCGCAGCTGGCTCACCGCCATGCCGACGTGGCAACATTTCAAAAATGTGTGTTATCACGTCCGCGCTGCTGATGCGCTCGGATTCCACGCTGCTATTTTCCTCACCGGACACTACGGACCGAACTGGCAGGACCTTAAGACGCTCCTATCACTAATTCAACCACATTTCGCTATGCGGCTCTATGGGCTCCCCGATTTTGAAGCGAACACACCTGGGTTCGACGGTCAAGGCAACGGTGGAGACCACGCTGGTAGAGTTGAAACCTCACTGCTGTGGGCGTTAGAACCGGAGTGTGTTGATATGTCGCGGATGCCCGCAGCGGACGCACAAGGACCGCACTTCGCAATGGGATCAAACGCTCCCGATTCTGACCGACGCATCGGTGAACGTATGGTGCAAGACGAAGTCGCGTGGCTCGGGGAAAAGATGCAGGAGTTATTGGAAACTTACGCACAACAAAACATTACGGAACGCCATCCTGTAACTTTTGAGGAAGTCGAACAGATATGGGCAGAAACAGTATCACCTGCTCTGAAAACCTTTGAGACGATGAAAAATCCTGAAGAATCGCCACCGGAAGATTCACAATGGTTTCGTCAGTGTAAACTTCCAGAACTTTCCTAA
- a CDS encoding DnaJ domain-containing protein gives MRIPDYYQILEIKRDATAREIKIAFRKLAKRYHPDKNPERTVFAEKMFREVCNAYNTLHDKKQKSDYDRTLQTIERQKKSHEIYLDRLNKLNQTYAKLELLLHALLHHKYETGISMYEQLQHHSQERGKEWRIDDFLSYEESRDCEFLIAEAYQKLGFSNGDQSSVLDRHRKIEQAMLLYESLLSAESQRPCFKHFIREIKERLKFIYLYHFTVEGYDQTYQIPLAKIRELKLSKRETAWMYKKIAEFYVEINRLPEARTVLKMAFELQPHLTGAKKICKILNMGSLFG, from the coding sequence ATGCGAATTCCAGACTACTATCAAATCTTAGAGATCAAGCGTGATGCCACCGCTCGCGAAATAAAAATTGCATTCCGGAAACTCGCAAAACGCTACCACCCCGACAAAAACCCGGAGCGGACCGTTTTTGCAGAAAAAATGTTCCGCGAAGTCTGTAACGCTTATAACACGCTTCACGACAAAAAACAGAAATCCGACTACGACCGGACGTTACAGACGATTGAACGACAAAAAAAATCACACGAAATCTATCTCGATAGACTGAATAAACTCAATCAGACTTACGCCAAGTTAGAATTGCTGCTGCATGCACTGCTCCATCACAAGTACGAAACGGGTATCTCCATGTACGAGCAGCTGCAGCACCACTCTCAAGAAAGAGGGAAGGAGTGGCGTATTGACGATTTTCTGAGCTACGAAGAGAGTCGGGATTGCGAGTTCCTCATCGCCGAAGCATATCAGAAACTCGGATTCTCTAACGGCGATCAGTCCTCGGTTCTCGATCGGCATCGAAAGATTGAACAAGCCATGCTGCTTTACGAATCCCTTTTGTCCGCCGAATCACAACGTCCGTGTTTCAAACATTTTATTCGGGAAATCAAAGAACGCCTCAAATTTATCTATCTCTACCATTTCACCGTTGAGGGGTACGACCAAACGTACCAAATCCCGCTGGCGAAAATCCGTGAATTAAAACTCTCGAAACGCGAAACCGCATGGATGTACAAAAAAATCGCCGAATTCTACGTTGAAATCAACCGACTCCCGGAAGCACGAACCGTTCTGAAAATGGCGTTTGAACTGCAACCTCACCTTACCGGTGCCAAGAAAATCTGCAAAATCTTAAATATGGGTTCACTTTTCGGATAA